In the Lentisphaera araneosa HTCC2155 genome, CGAGTTGGCTAAGGTCAGCTGTTTGACCATTGACCATTTCATAGAGCCCTGACCAGCTCGACTTTTCATTGGGATCAAAGAAGCGTTGGAGCAAAGTACTGATCAGTAAGGCGTGGTGACGAGGGAATTGAACTTTGCCACGATTGGTCATGTTGAGCTCGGGGAGAGCAGCTACAGTTTCTTTTAGTTGATTCTCGATACGTACGAGAGTGCCATCTTCACTAAAGACAAATTCTTTATCGAGTTGCACTGCTTTTTGTAAGTCGTTCCAGGTAATTAAATGTTCGTCTTGTGAGCGGAATTTGAGATCTACGTCAATGAGTTGACCATCTTCGTTTTCTGTCTTGACGGTGAGGCTGGCCACTTGGTTATTGAGCAGAGCTTTTTGGAAAGAGGGTGTACAAGCAAAATTCCAGAGAAGTGGGAGACGATTTTCTTTCCAGGCCATAGCAAAGGCTACAACTTTATCAAAACCCGTGACCCACCAATAATTATTTTCTTCAACGAAGCCTAATTTTTCAATGGCCTCAATGAACTCAGCTTCTAAATTACGATCTCGACAAATTGTTTTGCTCCCCGAAGGAATGACAAAATTTTCTTCATTGTAGCGGCATTGTACGTCGCCATAATCAAAGAAGAGATCCATTTTAATAGAGATATCTTGCCAGTCGAGGATGAGGCGGGGTTGCAGGCTTTGGTCCTTGATGACTTCGTTATTATCATCGAAGAGAGGTAGGATGAAGTCGCCCTCAGGAAGACGAGCTAGGTGGATTTTGCCGTCATCAAACCACTTCTTCATGGTTTTGTAGGGGAGCTTATCGTTGACTTTCCAAAGGTTATTATTTAGCATGGCCCAAATTCCATCGTGTAGGTAGAATAATTCGAATTCACTGACATCAACGATTGTATCGAGTTGGAAAGCGGGGATAATGGCAAAGCCATCGTTCTCTGGAATGCGACGTAAGCCTGCGTGAAGGTCGTCGGCGACTACTTGAACATTTTCGCCTTCGAGTTTGATTTCTTTTCCCTGGCGAAGCTTTAGGACGCGGTTGAGTAAGCTCGCTTTGATGGTCCATAAACGCCCCTCTTTTGGGAGGTCGGCAAGGAGGTTCATGACTTCGCGGTCATCAATATCGAAGTTGTCTATGGTAAGCTTTGCAGGGCCCGTGCCCGTTTCCGTTAGACTCTTGAAGTTGGAAGACGAGAATTTACGTTTCTCATATTTGATGTTGATTTCCAACTTGTAGTGTGTGGGGTTAACTACCGTCACAAAAACTTCTAGACTTGCTTTTTTCTGATTGAGGTTGAGTAGAAGACTCTCGAGTGAAGGTGTGCTGGAACGGCTAATAGTGATAGGTGGTTGCACGGGTGCGAGGTCTTCTTCTTTCGTGCTGAGAAAGAGTTCGGCACTTTCGGGAAATTTTTTCGCCCATGCAATAAGTGCGGCCGCAGCGTGTTCACAGGGAGAACCATTGACGCCACAAGAGCAACGATTGTGGACTTGTTCTGGGCTCAGAGTAATGTCCAATTGGAGTAATCGACCGCGTTGAGCCGCAACTTTGGCATTGAAGCCATTGGGGCGTTGGCTGAGGGCAATAACTAAGCCTGCATCAGCCATTTTTTGAGCGTGGGAAATTGTTTCTGGGCGGCAATATTTTTTAAGGAAATCAATCACTAGTTTCGGCCTGTGGTTTAGCAGCTTGAGTTGGTGTTGCTGGAGAAATTTTATTGAGCTCAGTTAAGTTTGAGTCATCAAGATTTTTGGCTTCTAAAATAAGCAAGATGGGTTTGATTTGCGACCAAGTTGCCATGTTTTGAAGTGCGGGGAGAGTGAGGTTAATATTTTTTAAAATAATATGGTCATTGGGACGATTCTCACGGAATTTGTATTGATAGACAAATTCATTGTTGGGCCAGAGGTAAGTTTTATCATCGAGTTCAAAAGCCCATTGCGCACGAAAATTAAGCGGTAAGTTGGCATGGTTTTTTAGTTCGAGGTCAAGGCTCGCCTCATTGCTGATGAGTGTGAGTGTGAAATTGGATTGAACCAGACGTGCACGCTCGACCGCTTCAAGCTCATTCCATTTCTGAGTCATTTCGCCGAGGATGAGTTGGCGATCATCTATAGGAAGTTCGCTCTGTTCAAGAGTCGAGAAAAGTTTGATGCGCGACTCGGGTTCGGCAATGAGTGATTGGACTTCTTCTACGCTAATCTGAGTTACAGGTGCATTACGCTTTAGTTTGAGTTCTTCTAAGTAATCGGCCCCACGAACCATGAAGTAGGCGCCGCCTCCAAGAAGGATGATAAGGGCAATAACGGCTTGTTGGATTTTTTGACGAATACTTTTTCCTTCGCGTTTACTCTCGATTAAACCACAAAGAAAGAGGCTTATTTCGAAAATAGCGTAGGCAGGGATGCCAATCATGCACTGAGAGAAAACATCTGGTGGTGTGAGTAGGGCGGAGACGACGAGAATTGAGATAAATACGATGCTTCGCGATGAACGCAATTTTTCTAGGCTGACAATATTGAGGGCATAGAGGATGGTGGTGATCACGGGGAGTTGAGCCATGAGACCAGATGCACCGCAAATTTGCAAGGCAAAGCCCGTGACGCTCGCCAAGCGTGGTTTGTATTCAACACCAGGGATATTTTGAGAGTAGAAGAAGTCGAGTGTGGCAGGGAGGATTTGGTAATAGGCAAACATAGCGCCTGCGAGAAAGAGCAGGGTGGAACTCACGACAATGTTTTTGCCCCATTTCTTCTCTTTGTCGTAAAGTGCGGGGGAAATAAAATTCCAAGCGAGAAAAGTGAGGTAGGGAATGAGCAAGAAGGCTGCAATGATGAGGCCCACTTTGAGTTGTTCCATAAAAGTCTCGGCAGGCATGATAGCCTGCAAAGTGGGAACTTTGGTCATCGATGTC is a window encoding:
- a CDS encoding DEAD/DEAH box helicase — encoded protein: MIDFLKKYCRPETISHAQKMADAGLVIALSQRPNGFNAKVAAQRGRLLQLDITLSPEQVHNRCSCGVNGSPCEHAAAALIAWAKKFPESAELFLSTKEEDLAPVQPPITISRSSTPSLESLLLNLNQKKASLEVFVTVVNPTHYKLEINIKYEKRKFSSSNFKSLTETGTGPAKLTIDNFDIDDREVMNLLADLPKEGRLWTIKASLLNRVLKLRQGKEIKLEGENVQVVADDLHAGLRRIPENDGFAIIPAFQLDTIVDVSEFELFYLHDGIWAMLNNNLWKVNDKLPYKTMKKWFDDGKIHLARLPEGDFILPLFDDNNEVIKDQSLQPRLILDWQDISIKMDLFFDYGDVQCRYNEENFVIPSGSKTICRDRNLEAEFIEAIEKLGFVEENNYWWVTGFDKVVAFAMAWKENRLPLLWNFACTPSFQKALLNNQVASLTVKTENEDGQLIDVDLKFRSQDEHLITWNDLQKAVQLDKEFVFSEDGTLVRIENQLKETVAALPELNMTNRGKVQFPRHHALLISTLLQRFFDPNEKSSWSGLYEMVNGQTADLSQLDDSLTEKLRDYQVDGLHWLINMKNANCGAILADEMGLGKTIQTLSMLASLDKTEPCLIVCPSSLMDNWQKEAKRFTPQMKTCIISGDSIERKKVIAERHEYDMLITSYSLLRRDMDAYAKVRFDTVVLDEAQHIKNHRSQSALSCRSLQADSRLALTGTPLENSAADLWSVFEFLSPSLLGSKKNFEAAFKEDQVNPKAQYIALKKLRPFILRRLKKDVLPQLPPKQEQVIEFTLSDKEQELYKNIAENFLQDILQDQTAFSKRRLDILSLITRLRQTCSHPALLPEEFKAKEIESSKFQLFQELVEEIRDSSHRALVFSQFTSMLSLMREWLDEQGIKYCYLDGSTKKRQDLVDQFNEDDSIQFFLLSLKAGGTGLNLTGADTVIHYDNWWNPMVVNQASDRAHRIGQTRNVNIIKLVAQNTIEDKIIQLQKTKEKLFDQLVEGSLKSSSELSENDIRFLLG
- the tatC gene encoding twin-arginine translocase subunit TatC; amino-acid sequence: MNNYDDYEENEEQLQEMGLLDHLNDLRVCLFKALIALIILFPFGAIMSKPLIGQLTSMTKVPTLQAIMPAETFMEQLKVGLIIAAFLLIPYLTFLAWNFISPALYDKEKKWGKNIVVSSTLLFLAGAMFAYYQILPATLDFFYSQNIPGVEYKPRLASVTGFALQICGASGLMAQLPVITTILYALNIVSLEKLRSSRSIVFISILVVSALLTPPDVFSQCMIGIPAYAIFEISLFLCGLIESKREGKSIRQKIQQAVIALIILLGGGAYFMVRGADYLEELKLKRNAPVTQISVEEVQSLIAEPESRIKLFSTLEQSELPIDDRQLILGEMTQKWNELEAVERARLVQSNFTLTLISNEASLDLELKNHANLPLNFRAQWAFELDDKTYLWPNNEFVYQYKFRENRPNDHIILKNINLTLPALQNMATWSQIKPILLILEAKNLDDSNLTELNKISPATPTQAAKPQAETSD